In a genomic window of Variovorax paradoxus:
- a CDS encoding M61 family metallopeptidase codes for MATKSPSRRAAATPAAVAAPGVHYRVECADLHARLFEVTLTIDRPAAEQQLTLPVWIPGSYLVREFAKNLQGLQASQGRRKAPVLTQLDKCSWRVECTAGQPLVLRYKVCAYDNSVRTAWLDAERGFFNGTSLCLRVEGQTDAPHALEIVAPAASALPEGAAPWSCATALPPLKTDRHGFGRYLAADYDELADSPVELGAFWSGEFEAGGVPHRFVVAGAAASFDGDRLLADTKAICEAEMRFWHGDKVGKRGGPKPPIDRYVFMLNAVDDGYGGLEHRHSTALICNRRDLPQLGMKKAGDGYVTLLGLISHEYFHTWNVKRLRPAEFARYDYGRENYTRLLWFFEGFTSYYDDLLLRRAGLIDDAAYLRLVNKTINQVQQTPGRQVQSVADASFDAWVKYYRQDEQTPNGTVSYYTKGALVALCLDLKLRAEGRGTLDDAMRHLWNASGGGPVSEADIAAALEAAGGRSYAAELAAWVHSTAELPLSELLRLHGVAALDDPSQPAQTLGLRVAESGGSVQVKVVLRGGAAEKAGFAAGDEWIGIELPAAGRKPAQGWRIGRLDDLALYLGAGKRCTALVARDRKLVKLPLVLPTGVTTWRLLAQDTGRVSKWLAPVAIAATKA; via the coding sequence ATGGCGACGAAGTCCCCCTCGCGGCGCGCGGCCGCGACGCCCGCGGCCGTGGCCGCGCCCGGCGTGCACTACCGCGTGGAATGCGCCGACCTGCATGCGCGCCTGTTCGAGGTCACGCTCACCATCGACCGCCCCGCGGCCGAGCAGCAGCTGACGCTGCCGGTGTGGATCCCGGGCAGCTACCTCGTTCGCGAGTTCGCCAAGAACCTGCAGGGGCTGCAGGCCTCGCAGGGCCGGCGCAAGGCACCGGTGCTGACGCAGCTCGACAAGTGCAGCTGGCGCGTCGAATGCACGGCCGGCCAGCCGCTGGTGCTGCGCTACAAGGTCTGTGCCTACGACAACTCGGTGCGCACCGCCTGGCTCGACGCCGAGCGCGGCTTCTTCAACGGCACCAGCCTGTGCCTGCGGGTCGAGGGCCAGACCGACGCGCCGCATGCGCTCGAGATCGTCGCGCCCGCCGCCTCGGCGCTGCCCGAGGGCGCCGCGCCCTGGTCCTGCGCCACCGCGCTGCCGCCGCTGAAGACCGACCGCCATGGCTTCGGCCGCTACCTCGCGGCCGACTACGACGAGCTGGCCGACAGCCCGGTCGAGCTCGGCGCCTTCTGGAGCGGCGAGTTCGAGGCCGGCGGCGTGCCGCACCGCTTCGTGGTCGCGGGCGCCGCGGCCTCGTTCGACGGCGATCGGCTGCTGGCCGACACCAAAGCCATCTGCGAAGCCGAAATGCGCTTCTGGCACGGCGACAAGGTCGGCAAGCGCGGCGGTCCCAAGCCGCCGATCGACCGCTATGTGTTCATGCTCAACGCGGTCGACGACGGCTACGGCGGCCTCGAGCACCGCCATTCGACGGCGCTGATCTGCAACCGGCGCGACCTGCCGCAGCTCGGCATGAAGAAGGCCGGCGACGGCTACGTCACGCTGCTGGGCCTGATCAGCCACGAGTACTTCCACACCTGGAACGTGAAGCGGCTGCGGCCCGCCGAGTTCGCGCGCTACGACTACGGCCGCGAGAACTACACGCGGCTGCTGTGGTTCTTCGAGGGCTTCACCAGCTACTACGACGACCTGCTGCTGCGCCGCGCGGGCCTGATCGACGACGCGGCCTATCTGCGGCTGGTCAACAAGACCATCAACCAGGTGCAGCAGACGCCGGGCCGGCAGGTGCAGTCGGTGGCCGACGCGAGCTTCGACGCCTGGGTCAAGTACTACCGGCAGGACGAGCAGACGCCCAACGGCACCGTCAGCTACTACACCAAGGGCGCGCTGGTCGCGCTGTGCCTCGACCTCAAGCTGCGCGCCGAGGGCCGCGGCACGCTCGACGACGCGATGCGCCACCTGTGGAATGCGAGCGGCGGCGGGCCGGTGAGCGAGGCCGACATCGCGGCCGCGCTCGAAGCCGCCGGCGGCCGCTCGTACGCGGCCGAGCTCGCGGCCTGGGTGCATTCGACCGCCGAGCTGCCGCTGTCCGAGCTGCTGCGCCTGCACGGCGTGGCCGCGCTCGACGATCCCTCGCAGCCCGCGCAGACGCTGGGCCTGCGCGTGGCGGAGAGCGGCGGCAGCGTGCAGGTCAAGGTGGTGCTGCGCGGCGGCGCGGCCGAGAAGGCCGGCTTCGCGGCCGGCGACGAATGGATCGGCATCGAGCTGCCGGCCGCGGGACGCAAGCCGGCGCAGGGCTGGCGCATCGGCAGGCTCGACGATCTCGCGCTCTACCTCGGCGCGGGCAAGCGCTGCACCGCGCTGGTCGCGCGCGACCGCAAGCTGGTGAAGCTGCCGCTGGTGCTGCCCACGGGCGTCACGACCTGGCGCCTGCTCGCGCAGGACACGGGCCGGGTCTCGAAGTGGCTGGCGCCGGTGGCGATCGCGGCGACGAAGGCTTAG
- a CDS encoding SDR family NAD(P)-dependent oxidoreductase gives MSHPRHSILVVGASRGLGHAIAAEFLTKDWNVMGTVRGTARTLLHDLADAHPGRVEIESLDITHPGQIQALRERLAGRLFDILFVNAGTTNPDPTQTIGEVSTEDFVNLMVANALSPMRVVESLAGNVPPDGLIGVMSSGQGSIADNETGQREVYRGSKAALNQLLRSFAARQAGTPRALLAMAPGWVRTELGGPEGRLTIGQSVPSLVEVMLAKRGRPGLEYLDYRGRTVAW, from the coding sequence ATGTCCCATCCTCGCCACAGCATCCTCGTCGTCGGCGCCTCGCGTGGCCTCGGCCATGCCATCGCGGCCGAATTCCTCACGAAAGACTGGAACGTCATGGGCACGGTCCGCGGCACGGCCCGCACCCTCTTGCACGACCTGGCCGACGCGCATCCCGGCCGTGTCGAGATCGAGTCGCTCGACATCACGCATCCCGGCCAGATCCAGGCCCTGCGCGAACGGCTGGCGGGCCGCCTGTTCGACATCCTGTTCGTCAATGCCGGCACCACCAACCCCGATCCGACCCAGACCATCGGCGAGGTGTCGACCGAGGACTTCGTGAACCTCATGGTCGCCAATGCGCTGAGCCCGATGCGGGTGGTGGAAAGCCTCGCGGGCAACGTGCCGCCGGACGGCCTGATCGGCGTCATGTCGTCGGGGCAGGGCAGCATCGCCGACAACGAGACGGGCCAGCGCGAGGTTTATCGCGGCAGCAAGGCGGCGCTGAACCAGTTGCTGCGCAGCTTCGCCGCGCGCCAGGCCGGAACGCCGCGTGCCCTGCTGGCGATGGCGCCCGGCTGGGTGCGCACCGAGCTCGGCGGGCCCGAGGGCCGGCTGACGATCGGGCAGAGCGTGCCGAGCCTGGTGGAGGTGATGCTCGCGAAGCGCGGCCGGCCCGGGCTGGAGTACCTGGACTACCGGGGGCGGACGGTGGCCTGGTGA
- a CDS encoding sterol desaturase family protein, protein MRPGQIIVLATPVFFLLIAIEFAVGRVRARRGTGQDTYRLADAVNSIGLGMLSQISAVLTGLLRVGIYTAVYSAVALFPDTDFWTTWYGWLLALVFYDFCYYWLHRMGHESAVLWAAHVVHHQSQHYNLSTALRQTSSGALLGWIFYLPMAAAGVPPLVFAVVALVDLLYQFWVHTEQVGKLGWFDRWFCSPSNHRVHHAVNDRYLDRNYGGILIVWDRLFGSFKEEDERCVYGTRSPLASWDPLWANAEVYWGLARDSWHARSWGDKLRVWLKPPGWRPADVAARFPKPAFDIAQVRRYEPEVGRGAQWFAGVQFLLLLAAVAVFLWFSDGLPLSRSAVWLAALTAALWAIGGVLQGRLSIAEALLVEAAALATASAALGLPWLHHATKPLALAIAVFIAARRALARPGGMTRFDVLLVAGLVGSLAGDVLLMGPASLFVPGLVCFLLAHLAYIGVFRIGVGFFPRPAALAVTLAIGAAMYAFLWQGGLPVALRIPVALYVLVIACMAAQALGRAFVLRDTTAGWGAGWVATGACFFMLSDALLATNRFVAPLPLAQLWVLATYYVAQTLIVRHARPPG, encoded by the coding sequence ATGCGTCCCGGCCAGATCATCGTCCTCGCGACCCCCGTCTTCTTCCTGCTGATCGCGATCGAGTTCGCGGTCGGCCGCGTGCGCGCGCGCCGCGGCACGGGGCAGGACACCTACCGCCTCGCCGACGCGGTCAACAGCATCGGCCTGGGCATGCTGAGCCAGATCAGCGCGGTGCTCACCGGTCTGCTGCGCGTCGGCATCTACACGGCGGTGTACTCGGCCGTGGCACTGTTCCCCGACACCGACTTCTGGACCACCTGGTACGGCTGGCTGCTGGCGCTGGTGTTCTACGACTTCTGCTACTACTGGCTGCACCGCATGGGCCACGAGTCGGCCGTGCTCTGGGCCGCGCACGTGGTGCACCACCAGAGCCAGCACTACAACCTGTCGACCGCGCTGCGCCAGACCTCGAGCGGCGCGCTGCTGGGCTGGATCTTCTACCTGCCGATGGCGGCCGCGGGCGTGCCGCCGCTGGTGTTCGCCGTGGTCGCGCTGGTCGACCTGCTCTACCAGTTCTGGGTCCACACCGAGCAGGTCGGCAAGCTCGGCTGGTTCGACCGCTGGTTCTGCTCGCCCTCGAACCACCGGGTGCACCACGCGGTCAACGACCGCTACCTCGACCGCAACTACGGCGGCATCCTGATCGTGTGGGACCGGCTGTTCGGCAGCTTCAAGGAAGAGGACGAGCGCTGCGTCTACGGCACGCGCAGCCCGCTCGCGAGCTGGGACCCGCTGTGGGCCAACGCCGAGGTCTACTGGGGCCTGGCCAGGGATTCATGGCACGCGCGCAGCTGGGGCGACAAGCTGCGCGTGTGGCTCAAGCCGCCGGGCTGGCGACCGGCCGACGTGGCGGCGCGCTTTCCGAAGCCGGCCTTCGACATCGCGCAGGTGCGGCGCTACGAGCCCGAAGTGGGCCGCGGCGCGCAGTGGTTCGCGGGCGTGCAGTTCCTGCTGCTGCTCGCGGCCGTGGCGGTGTTCCTCTGGTTCTCCGACGGCCTGCCGCTCTCGCGCTCTGCCGTGTGGCTGGCCGCGCTCACCGCCGCGCTGTGGGCCATCGGCGGCGTGCTGCAGGGGCGGCTCTCGATCGCCGAGGCCCTGCTGGTGGAAGCCGCCGCGCTGGCGACCGCGAGCGCCGCGCTCGGCCTGCCCTGGCTGCACCACGCGACCAAGCCGCTGGCGCTCGCGATCGCGGTCTTCATCGCCGCGCGGCGCGCGCTGGCGCGGCCCGGTGGCATGACACGCTTCGATGTGCTGCTGGTCGCGGGCCTCGTCGGCTCGCTCGCGGGCGACGTGCTGCTGATGGGCCCGGCCTCGCTGTTCGTGCCCGGCCTCGTGTGCTTCCTGCTCGCGCACCTGGCCTACATCGGCGTGTTCCGCATCGGCGTGGGCTTCTTCCCGCGGCCCGCGGCGCTGGCGGTCACGCTGGCGATCGGCGCGGCGATGTACGCCTTCCTGTGGCAGGGCGGGCTGCCGGTCGCGCTGCGCATCCCGGTCGCCCTCTACGTGCTGGTGATCGCCTGCATGGCGGCCCAGGCGCTGGGCCGGGCCTTCGTGCTGCGCGACACAACGGCTGGATGGGGCGCGGGCTGGGTGGCGACCGGCGCCTGCTTCTTCATGCTGAGCGACGCGCTGCTCGCGACCAACCGCTTCGTGGCGCCGCTGCCGCTGGCGCAGCTGTGGGTGCTCGCGACCTACTACGTGGCGCAGACGCTGATCGTGCGGCACGCGCGGCCGCCGGGCTGA
- a CDS encoding VWA domain-containing protein: MIPSPAFRPRRPLVALLCASLVLSACGATEPRPAGRDDAAVATADKRWPAPAVQATEAITPARRIEPAMPNFEAPSAKHCARPIRTSETPGSGGSARHRSALGAVGAPAAMPAPIAPGTAPPAMAAPPLASMAAPMTPAPGAAPMAETRASAKMARPAIVESAPAAAPRDARAAVVAQRPASEPVTAGMVDDNADFGEYLAFRNRTQVAHRERDVSERYLLQVRDAQGSVVPDAEVAVQAANGAAMWARTDAGGRAWLHPKAFDAASSPVYEVTVRKNGRQATSFLRRGQKNAVDVVLERPGARPARAQLDLVFLIDATGSMGDEIARLRSTLRDIADQVARLPSRPDTCFGLVAYRDIHDEFVVRRHDFTNDLDAFQGVLDALQAAGGGDYPEAMNEALHETVQRLSWRGDDTTRLVMLLADAPPHLDYPGPQYDDSMVAALGKGIKVLSVGASGLDKQGEYVQRQIAQYTGGRFVFLTYRNAADPASGPGTQTVHDVGNYSVQTLDKLVVRLVSEELGKLPDAQASQGG; encoded by the coding sequence ATGATCCCGTCACCGGCCTTTCGCCCTCGCCGCCCCCTCGTCGCGCTGCTGTGCGCCTCCCTGGTCCTGAGCGCCTGCGGCGCCACCGAGCCGCGGCCGGCGGGCCGCGACGATGCCGCCGTCGCCACCGCTGACAAGCGCTGGCCCGCGCCGGCGGTGCAGGCCACCGAGGCCATCACGCCCGCGCGCCGGATCGAGCCGGCGATGCCGAACTTCGAGGCGCCATCGGCGAAGCATTGCGCGCGCCCGATCCGGACCAGCGAGACCCCGGGCAGCGGCGGGAGCGCGCGGCACCGGTCCGCCCTGGGTGCCGTCGGCGCGCCCGCCGCGATGCCCGCACCCATCGCGCCGGGCACGGCACCGCCCGCCATGGCCGCGCCACCCCTCGCGTCGATGGCGGCACCGATGACCCCGGCACCCGGCGCCGCCCCCATGGCCGAAACCCGCGCCAGCGCGAAGATGGCGCGCCCGGCCATCGTGGAATCGGCTCCGGCCGCCGCGCCGCGCGACGCCCGCGCAGCCGTCGTCGCCCAACGTCCCGCGAGCGAGCCCGTCACCGCCGGCATGGTCGACGACAACGCCGACTTCGGCGAGTACCTGGCCTTCCGCAACCGCACCCAGGTCGCGCACCGCGAGCGGGACGTCAGCGAGCGCTACCTGCTGCAGGTGCGCGATGCGCAGGGCAGCGTCGTGCCCGATGCCGAGGTCGCCGTGCAGGCCGCGAACGGCGCCGCGATGTGGGCCCGCACCGATGCGGGCGGGCGTGCCTGGCTGCATCCCAAGGCCTTCGATGCCGCATCGAGCCCGGTGTACGAAGTGACCGTGCGCAAGAACGGTCGCCAGGCGACCTCGTTCCTGCGCCGCGGCCAGAAGAACGCGGTCGACGTGGTGCTCGAGCGTCCCGGCGCCCGCCCCGCGCGCGCGCAACTCGACCTCGTGTTCCTGATCGACGCCACCGGCTCGATGGGCGACGAGATCGCGCGCCTGCGCAGCACGCTGCGCGACATCGCCGACCAGGTCGCGCGCCTGCCGAGCCGTCCCGACACCTGCTTCGGCCTCGTCGCCTACCGCGACATCCATGACGAGTTCGTGGTGCGCCGGCACGACTTCACCAACGACCTCGACGCCTTCCAGGGCGTGCTCGACGCGCTGCAGGCCGCGGGCGGCGGCGACTATCCCGAGGCGATGAACGAAGCCCTGCACGAGACGGTGCAGCGCCTGAGCTGGCGCGGCGACGACACCACGCGGCTCGTCATGCTGCTGGCCGATGCGCCGCCGCACCTGGACTACCCCGGTCCGCAGTACGACGACAGCATGGTTGCGGCGCTCGGCAAGGGCATCAAGGTGCTGAGCGTGGGCGCCTCGGGCCTCGACAAGCAGGGCGAGTACGTCCAGCGCCAGATCGCGCAGTACACCGGCGGGCGCTTCGTGTTCCTGACCTACCGGAACGCCGCCGATCCCGCGAGCGGCCCGGGCACGCAGACCGTGCACGACGTGGGCAACTACTCGGTGCAGACGCTCGACAAGCTGGTGGTGCGGCTGGTGTCCGAGGAGCTCGGCAAGCTGCCCGACGCGCAAGCTTCGCAAGGTGGTTGA
- a CDS encoding LysR family transcriptional regulator translates to MPRVDLNLLPALDALLTEGSVTGAARRLELSVSAMSRTLTRLREATGDRLLLQAGRGLVLTPYAMQLRERIPALAREAQAALAPADHALQIATLDQCFTLRVGEGFIDLLAAPLLARIRQAAPRVRLRFAPKPDWDARPLREGGIDLEIGTVKTTAPELRTRRLFRDRYVGVCRVGHPLLDAAEIAAERYAACGHVVASRAGEMDHPVDEALASLGLARQVAMVVPAYTHAMQVARQSDLLAVIPHSCLGNPFTPGHAAALGLRHFELPVPTAPFNVSAIWHPRLDQEASHRWLRGEVLALCEAAYP, encoded by the coding sequence ATGCCCCGCGTCGACCTCAACCTGCTGCCCGCCCTCGATGCCCTGCTGACCGAGGGCAGCGTGACCGGCGCGGCGCGGCGGCTCGAGCTCAGCGTGTCCGCCATGAGCCGCACGCTCACGCGCCTGCGCGAGGCCACGGGGGACCGGCTGTTGCTGCAGGCCGGCCGCGGCCTGGTGCTCACGCCCTACGCGATGCAACTGCGCGAACGCATCCCGGCACTCGCGCGCGAGGCGCAGGCCGCGCTGGCCCCGGCCGACCACGCGCTGCAGATCGCCACGCTCGACCAGTGCTTCACGCTGCGCGTCGGCGAGGGCTTCATCGACCTGCTCGCCGCGCCCCTGCTGGCACGCATCCGGCAGGCCGCGCCGCGGGTGCGGCTTCGCTTCGCGCCCAAGCCCGACTGGGACGCCCGGCCGCTGCGCGAGGGCGGGATCGACCTGGAGATCGGCACGGTGAAAACCACGGCGCCCGAACTGCGCACGCGCCGGCTGTTCCGCGACCGCTACGTGGGCGTGTGCCGCGTCGGCCATCCGCTGCTCGACGCGGCGGAGATCGCCGCCGAACGCTATGCCGCCTGCGGCCACGTGGTGGCCTCGCGCGCCGGCGAGATGGACCATCCGGTCGACGAAGCGCTGGCGTCGCTCGGTCTTGCGCGGCAGGTGGCGATGGTGGTGCCGGCCTACACCCACGCGATGCAGGTCGCGCGGCAGTCGGACCTGCTGGCCGTCATCCCGCACTCCTGCCTCGGCAACCCGTTCACGCCCGGCCATGCCGCGGCCCTGGGCCTGCGGCACTTCGAGCTGCCCGTGCCGACAGCGCCCTTCAACGTCTCGGCGATCTGGCATCCGCGGCTCGACCAGGAGGCCTCGCACCGCTGGCTGCGCGGCGAGGTGCTGGCGCTGTGCGAAGCCGCCTATCCCTGA
- a CDS encoding DsbC family protein — MKTLARHLLPAAFASLALFAVFGAHAGEAEIRKNLKERIPQFPTIDEVSKSPMPGLYEVRVNGAQIYYTDEQGNYLLEGNMIDVNARRNLTEERVAKLSEVAFDKLPVKDAIKIVRGNGKRKLAVFEDPNCGYCKRFEKDMKSVDNVTVYLFLYPVLGPDSTVKSRDIWCSKDKGKAWSDWMEAGTRPATAPGSCDVTALQRNVEFGRRYNITGTPTLIYSNGTRTPGAVPAEQVEKQLAASAS; from the coding sequence ATGAAGACACTCGCACGCCACCTGCTTCCCGCCGCCTTCGCGTCGCTCGCGCTCTTCGCGGTTTTCGGCGCCCATGCCGGCGAAGCCGAGATCCGCAAGAACCTCAAGGAACGCATCCCGCAGTTCCCGACCATCGACGAGGTCAGCAAGTCGCCGATGCCCGGCCTCTACGAGGTGCGCGTCAACGGCGCGCAGATCTACTACACCGACGAGCAGGGCAACTACCTGCTCGAGGGCAACATGATCGACGTGAACGCGCGCCGCAACCTCACCGAGGAACGCGTGGCGAAGCTGTCGGAGGTGGCCTTCGACAAGCTGCCCGTGAAGGACGCGATCAAGATCGTGCGCGGCAACGGCAAGCGCAAGCTCGCGGTCTTCGAGGACCCGAACTGCGGCTACTGCAAGCGCTTCGAGAAGGACATGAAGTCGGTCGACAACGTCACCGTCTACCTGTTCCTCTACCCGGTGCTGGGACCCGATTCGACCGTCAAGTCGCGCGACATCTGGTGCAGCAAGGACAAGGGCAAGGCCTGGAGCGACTGGATGGAAGCGGGCACGCGCCCGGCCACCGCGCCCGGCAGCTGCGACGTGACCGCGCTGCAGCGCAACGTCGAGTTCGGCCGCCGCTACAACATCACCGGCACGCCCACCCTGATCTACAGCAACGGCACCCGCACCCCGGGCGCCGTGCCCGCCGAGCAGGTCGAGAAGCAACTCGCCGCCTCCGCCAGCTGA
- a CDS encoding UDP-2,3-diacylglucosamine diphosphatase, whose protein sequence is MQRDDAFLRAWRDTDARPPEAEDEDVSRPMQRFRTLWISDLHLGTPGCQARALLDFLKHTECETLFLVGDIIDGWQLKRHWYWPQAHNDVIQKLLRKARKGTRVIFIPGNHDEFARKYLNHNFGGIDVAEEWIHETADGRKLWIIHGDLFDGVIQCAKWLAYVGDSLYEFTLKLNRHLNSMRARLGLPYWSLSKYLKGKVKRAVSYVGDFENAVAREARNRGAQGVVCGHIHHAEMRDIDGILYCNDGDWVESLTALAEHADGQLEIIEWSAHMPVPSKVAPAREAVAA, encoded by the coding sequence ATGCAACGCGACGATGCTTTTCTGCGCGCATGGCGCGACACCGATGCCCGCCCCCCCGAGGCGGAGGACGAGGACGTTTCGCGGCCGATGCAGCGGTTTCGAACGTTGTGGATCTCCGACCTGCACCTCGGAACGCCGGGCTGCCAGGCCCGGGCGCTGCTGGACTTCCTCAAGCACACCGAGTGCGAGACCCTGTTCCTGGTCGGCGACATCATCGACGGCTGGCAGCTCAAGCGGCACTGGTACTGGCCGCAGGCGCACAACGACGTGATCCAGAAGCTGCTGCGCAAGGCCCGCAAGGGCACGCGCGTGATCTTCATCCCGGGCAACCACGACGAGTTCGCGCGCAAGTACCTGAACCACAACTTCGGCGGCATCGACGTGGCCGAGGAATGGATCCACGAGACCGCCGACGGCCGCAAGCTCTGGATCATCCACGGCGACCTGTTCGACGGCGTGATCCAGTGCGCCAAGTGGCTGGCCTACGTGGGCGACTCGCTCTACGAGTTCACGCTCAAGCTCAACCGCCATCTCAACTCGATGCGCGCGCGCCTGGGGCTGCCGTACTGGTCACTGTCGAAGTACCTCAAGGGCAAGGTCAAGCGCGCCGTGAGCTACGTCGGCGACTTCGAGAACGCCGTGGCGCGCGAGGCCCGCAACCGCGGCGCGCAGGGCGTGGTCTGCGGCCACATCCACCATGCCGAGATGCGCGACATCGACGGCATCCTCTACTGCAACGACGGCGACTGGGTCGAGAGCCTCACGGCGCTGGCCGAGCATGCCGACGGACAGCTCGAGATCATCGAGTGGTCGGCGCACATGCCGGTGCCGTCGAAGGTCGCGCCGGCGCGCGAGGCCGTCGCGGCCTGA
- a CDS encoding enoyl-CoA hydratase — protein MSYENIEVRTEAGKVGIITLNRPKALNALNDALMTELGQALKAFDADDAIGCIILTGSERAFAAGADIAAMAKYSFIDTYRGDYITRNWETIRSIRKPVIGAVAGFALGGGCELAMMCDFIIAADNAKFGQPEIKIGVIPGAGGTQRLPRAVGKSKAMDMVLTARMMDAAEAERAGLVSRVVPFEKLADEALGAALVICGFSQISVIAAKESVNRAFESGLSDGVMFERRLFHALFATQDQKEGMDAFLTKRQPDFKNA, from the coding sequence ATGAGCTACGAGAACATCGAAGTGCGGACCGAAGCTGGCAAGGTCGGCATCATCACCCTCAACCGACCGAAGGCGCTCAACGCGCTTAACGACGCGCTGATGACCGAGCTGGGCCAGGCCCTGAAGGCCTTCGACGCCGACGACGCCATCGGCTGCATCATCCTGACCGGCAGCGAGCGCGCCTTCGCGGCCGGCGCCGACATCGCGGCGATGGCCAAGTACAGCTTCATCGACACCTACCGGGGCGACTACATCACGCGCAACTGGGAGACCATCCGCTCGATCCGCAAGCCGGTGATCGGCGCGGTGGCCGGTTTCGCGCTCGGCGGCGGTTGCGAGCTCGCGATGATGTGCGACTTCATCATCGCGGCCGACAACGCCAAGTTCGGCCAGCCCGAGATCAAGATCGGCGTGATCCCCGGCGCCGGCGGCACGCAGCGCCTGCCGCGCGCGGTGGGCAAGAGCAAGGCCATGGACATGGTGCTGACCGCCCGCATGATGGACGCCGCCGAAGCCGAGCGCGCGGGCCTCGTGAGCCGCGTGGTGCCGTTCGAGAAGCTGGCCGACGAGGCACTGGGCGCCGCGCTGGTGATCTGCGGCTTCTCGCAGATCTCGGTGATCGCGGCCAAGGAGTCGGTCAACCGCGCCTTCGAGAGCGGCCTGAGCGACGGCGTGATGTTCGAGCGCCGGCTGTTCCATGCGCTGTTCGCGACGCAGGACCAGAAGGAAGGCATGGACGCCTTCCTGACCAAGCGCCAGCCGGACTTCAAGAACGCCTGA
- a CDS encoding DUF2325 domain-containing protein — protein MQEDAVLLRAYARVQERCSQLLTEQAALVERLEAQIVRLRGALVARDSAMAMVREELAARAAVGAALPKRLHALLAPGTARRLAVPAQAPVPAGLREKAVLCVGGDERTPSLARQLVEIAGGRFLHLEGADGADDPAFEASLRAADLVICQTGCLSHDACWRVQDHCRRTGKPCVMVGEPQPIHFVRRETAEEAAAERALPAG, from the coding sequence ATGCAAGAAGATGCCGTGCTGCTGCGGGCCTATGCCCGCGTGCAGGAGCGCTGCTCGCAGCTGCTGACCGAGCAGGCCGCGCTGGTGGAGCGGCTGGAGGCGCAGATCGTGCGCCTGCGTGGCGCGCTGGTGGCGCGCGATTCGGCGATGGCGATGGTGCGCGAGGAACTGGCCGCGCGCGCGGCCGTCGGCGCGGCCCTGCCCAAGCGGCTGCATGCGCTGCTCGCGCCGGGCACCGCGCGCCGCCTGGCCGTGCCGGCGCAGGCGCCGGTGCCTGCCGGCCTGCGCGAGAAGGCCGTGCTCTGCGTGGGCGGCGACGAGCGCACGCCTTCGCTCGCGCGCCAACTGGTCGAGATCGCCGGTGGCCGCTTCCTGCATCTCGAAGGCGCGGATGGCGCCGACGATCCCGCGTTCGAGGCCAGCCTGCGCGCGGCCGACCTCGTCATCTGCCAGACCGGCTGCCTGAGCCACGACGCCTGCTGGCGCGTGCAGGACCATTGCCGCCGCACCGGCAAGCCCTGCGTGATGGTGGGCGAGCCGCAGCCGATTCATTTCGTGCGGCGCGAGACGGCCGAGGAGGCCGCGGCCGAACGGGCCTTGCCCGCGGGCTGA
- a CDS encoding sigma-70 family RNA polymerase sigma factor: MSALPRARSSTAPASPAAPEGTGRDAMPDDQLMLAYARGDAAAFDVLYARHEGGLFRFVRRLLGARLASQADEVFQDTWVRIITARESFSPQGAAWRTWAFTIAHNLAMDRLRVSGREVALDGHAGEDDEAIPALERGVHGASDDVATHPSAEELAFWRAAGRRLLACLDELPTEQRAAFLLHHEDGLTVEALATSLQIGFETVRSRLRYGLQKLRGCMERYLAVLEGAR, translated from the coding sequence ATGTCCGCGCTGCCCCGCGCCCGTTCCTCCACCGCCCCTGCCAGCCCGGCCGCGCCCGAAGGGACCGGCCGCGACGCCATGCCCGACGATCAGCTGATGCTGGCCTACGCGCGCGGCGACGCCGCCGCCTTCGACGTGCTCTATGCGCGCCACGAGGGCGGGCTGTTCCGCTTCGTGCGGCGGTTGCTGGGTGCGCGGCTGGCGTCGCAGGCCGACGAGGTGTTCCAGGACACCTGGGTGCGGATCATCACGGCGCGCGAGAGCTTCTCGCCGCAGGGCGCGGCCTGGCGCACCTGGGCCTTCACGATCGCGCACAACCTCGCGATGGACCGGCTGCGCGTGAGCGGGCGCGAAGTGGCCCTCGACGGCCACGCGGGCGAGGACGACGAGGCCATTCCCGCGCTCGAGCGCGGCGTGCACGGCGCCTCCGACGACGTGGCCACGCATCCCTCGGCCGAGGAACTCGCGTTCTGGCGCGCCGCGGGCCGGCGCCTGCTGGCCTGCCTCGACGAACTGCCCACCGAGCAGCGCGCGGCCTTCCTGCTGCACCACGAGGACGGCCTCACGGTCGAGGCGCTGGCAACCAGCCTGCAGATCGGTTTCGAGACGGTGCGCAGCCGGCTGCGCTACGGGCTGCAGAAGCTGCGCGGCTGCATGGAACGCTACCTCGCGGTGCTGGAGGGCGCGCGATGA